The Lycium ferocissimum isolate CSIRO_LF1 chromosome 1, AGI_CSIRO_Lferr_CH_V1, whole genome shotgun sequence genome includes a region encoding these proteins:
- the LOC132031349 gene encoding short-chain dehydrogenase TIC 32, chloroplastic-like yields the protein MWIFGRKGPSGFSACSTAEEVTQGIDATGLTAIVTGATSGIGTETTRVLALRGVHVIMAVRDLEKGKKIKENLLKAIILNAKIDCMELDLSSMESIRKFSSEYNSAGHPLNLLINNAGVMIPPFTLSLDKIELQFAVNHLGHFLLTNLLLENMKNTAQKSKKEGRIVNVASAAHDFAYAEGIRFDKINDKESYNRLHAYGQSKLANILHTNELAKCLKEEGVDVTANSVHPGPIATNIMRYHSILHGIVNWIGRYVLKNIAQGAATTCYVALHPQVKGVSGEYFSDNNIATTTTSPAKDSELAKKLWEFSLNLTNSK from the exons ATGTGgatatttggaagaaaaggaccATCTGGATTCTCAGCTTGTTCAACAGCTGAGGAAGTTACTCAAGGAATTGATGCAACTGGCCTCACTGCCATTGTTACAg GAGCAACAAGTGGCATTGGTACAGAGACAACACGTGTCCTCGCCTTGCGTGGTGTGCATGTGATTATGGCAGTTCGTGATTTGGAGAAaggcaaaaaaattaaagagaatTTACTTAAAGCCATTATTCTTAATGCTAAAATTGATTGTATGGAATTAGACCTCAGCTCTATGGAGTCCATAAGGAAATTTTCCTCAGAATATAATTCTGCTGGTCATCCTTTGAATCTTCTTAT TAATAATGCAGGGGTTATGATTCCACCATTCACACTTTCTCTAGACAAGATAGAATTGCAGTTTGCAGTTAATCATTTAG GTCATTTTCTTTTGACAAATCTTTTATTGGAAAACATGAAAAACACAGCTCAGAAGagcaaaaaagaaggaaggatagTGAATGTTGCATCTGCAGCACATGATTTTGCATATGCTGAAGGAATTCGTTTCGATAAAATTAATGACAAAGAGAG CTACAATAGACTACATGCTTATGGACAATCAAAGCTTGCTAATATACTGCACACAAATGAACTCGCAAAGTGCTTGAAG GAAGAAGGGGTGGATGTAACTGCtaattctgttcatccagggcCAATCGCAACCAACATCATGCGTTATCATAGTATCCTTCATG GAATAGTTAACTGGATTGGAAGATATGTTCTCAAGAATATTGCACAG GGAGCAGCAACTACATGCTATGTGGCTTTGCATCCACAGGTGAAAGGGGTAAGTGGTGAGTATTTTTCAGACAACAACATAGCTACAACCACAACTTCTCCTGCTAAGGATTCAGAGTTGGCAAAGAAACTCTGGGAatttagcttgaatttgacCAACTCCAAGTGA
- the LOC132059855 gene encoding BTB/POZ domain-containing protein At5g41330, translating to MPPFIGSNPLSNGFKHNNNNNTIITIDVGGQLFQTTKQTLKQAGPKSLFSTILNNNNNNNNDNSIPFIDRDPEIFSILLSLLRTGNLPSKAKNFDIQDLIFEAQYYGVEQLILNSQSNLSQFEPFDLEKSVLLPLSGRDSPTSISTTQNGSVQVAHGCKITSFDWSLKRKSTILTQFPAIDSMLCLAPRIVAAGATDFSGLQILDLFKGSVKQTLNWENVTKSGSTVQAIGSSGEFLFTSFESARRNSNCIMIYDLNDNFRPVTEMCHYEIFGAKLDSAIPATKLKWLPSHNLLMSAGSHSGPSGVLGNIKFWDLRSGNSVWEIKENVDCFSDITVSDNLSGIFKVGIHSGEVFLADLRNIGSENAWFCLGDQRKVTNGKKEGSGCRIESHGNQVFCSKGGNVELWSEVLIDGSIKGRVFRKNFMGRAKDYCGNKITHLSFGGNRMFVTRKDQQFVEVWQSSVRGF from the exons ATGCCACCTTTTATTGGTTCAAATCCTCTTTCAAATGGCttcaaacacaacaacaacaataacaccatAATCACCATTGATGTAGGTGGACAACTTTTTCAAACAACCAAACAAACCTTAAAACAAGCAGGTCCAAAATCCCTTTTTTCaacaattttaaataataataataataataataatgataattcAATTCCATTTATTGATAGAGACCCtgaaattttctcaattttgttATCACTTTTAAGAACTGGAAATTTACCTTCAAAAGCTAAAAACTTTGATATTCAAGATTTGATATTTGAAGCACAATATTATGGTGTAGAACAACTTATTTTAAATTCTCAATCAAACCTATCTCAATTTGAACCTTTTGATTTAGAAAAATCTGTTCTTTTACCTTTAAGTGGTAGAGATTCACCTACatcaatttcaacaacacaaaATGGTTCAGTTCAg GTAGCCCATGGTTGTAAAATTACTTCTTTTGATTGGTCCTTGAAGAGAAAGTCAACAATTTTGACTCAATTTCCAGCTATTGATTCTATGTTGTGTTTGGCTCCAAGAATTGTGGCAGCTGGTGCTACAGACTTTTCTGGTTTGCAGATTCTTGACTTGTTTAAGGGTTCTGTCAAACAGACCCTTAATTGGGAGAATGTGACGAAATCTGGTTCAACAGTACAG GCAATTGGATCATCAGGTGAATTCTTGTTCACGAGTTTCGAATCAGCTAGGAGAAATTCCAActgcattatgatatatgatctTAATGATAATTTTAGGCCGGTTACTGAGATGTGTCATTATGAAATCTTTGGAGCTAAATTGGATTCAGCAATTCCCGCCACAAAATTAAAATGGCTTCCTAGTCATAACTTATTGATGTCTGCCGGTTCACATAGTGGTCCTTCTGGTGTTCTTGGGAACATTAAATTTTGGGATTTAAGGTCCGGGAATTCGGTAtgggaaataaaagaaaatgtcgATTGTTTCTCTGATATCACAGTCTCGGATAATTTGTCGGGTATTTTCAAAGTGGGCATACATTCGGGCGAAGTTTTTCTTGCTGATTTGAGGAATATTGGTTCTGAGAATGCTTGGTTTTGTCTTGGCgatcaaagaaaggtaacaaatGGTAAAAAAGAAGGAAGTGGTTGCAGAATTGAAAGCCATGGGAATCAAGTATTTTGTTCTAAAGGTGGAAATGTTGAGTTGTGGTCAGAAGTACTTATCGATGGTTCGATAAAAGGAAGAGTTTTTAGGAAGAACTTTATGGGAAGAGCAAAAGACTATTGTGGCAATAAGATAACTCACTTAAGCTTTGGAGGAAACAGAATGTTTGTTACAAgaaaagaccaacaatttgttGAGGTTTGGCAGAGTTCTGTTAGGGGATTTTGA